Proteins found in one Triticum urartu cultivar G1812 chromosome 4, Tu2.1, whole genome shotgun sequence genomic segment:
- the LOC125551813 gene encoding DUF724 domain-containing protein 3-like isoform X5 yields the protein MPGRSPAPTGRRRRRSRGWSTPSKASRRPQSPPPSSAPPLAQQPPLPPGTEVEVRVDDDGFHGSWFEAKVDSFLPARGRGSRARYTVTYSHLLSDDSGGTLVEPFAPSHIRPRPPPPSNPEPLCLHDIVEAFHNDGWWSGILLAIDPLTAAFPITREVITFQDPHHVRPRRDYVDGQWLPSKVAISVQPKRAVRVYAVGDKVEVVRDRDLYGYSWFPATVAKVIDRLSYLVEYSDLEEEVGGGKAMEYLHCLFIRPDVEHSPRESEFRLGPGAAVEVYCDGAWSPGVVQRAVGEGEYEVSIDGKEGELLLKKVPELLKPQYKWNGKHWRIVSPKRQGNRRQSVSGKRPSSAVEVASNDDENSHHTQSPATKRSRIELPRKKLEELTEGSEHVLESEMDTSLSALRKSLASNFSPKTCSPRSRKNNFQAISRRIVDSCTAPMKGLGVHHASSENPTPQNESRADGLRKQKMDSSCINNAVQKPQESQESPLDVQPLQVKKFSAKHKGGEKGGETHPIQALEGNSDTFNNIQLKGNSNSSCKEIICALTASTCNAPSPLDKQTRAPDAVSRGADSSSNTKVFASKKSAEKKGFKGLSSPHSSGHGTRTVQKRSAKKVAGRQKECFMERQVDSRGPHTQQQLNREEKVNVNDGTNQELFPLIPPGFKSICNGQGLLPPGFKSICDGQGLLDGEKVDERPNQLHIQDAGSSQCTMENTALRSCSAVGTSLHPPFLSCQISGERFPFIKTSSIWHQIEPMEVFRKVPQEPHFLPLQQFMPELREGMAIGLMVTYASLVESVKRSCIEDNIELFERKINALAHLEENGFDVKLLQHSLMKLLEAKWEHTKHLGHLDELKELVPRKESAMSHKHALLVEKEGAIFQLEQKLECLRGEAEQIAKETKDEDAELLRLKEGVNIAQEACVNVEVRFHDILADMRSRLQLSE from the exons ATGCCCGGCCGCTCGCCGGCGCCCAccggccgccgccggcgccgcaGCCGAGGCTGGAGCACTCCGTCTAAGGCCTCCCGTCGCCCACAGTCCCCTCCCCCTTCCTCCGCGCCGCCCCTTGCCCAGCAGCCGCCCCTGCCCCCTGGCACCGAGGTCGAGGTCCGCGTCGACGACGACGGCTTCCACGGCTCCTGGTTCGAGGCCAAAGTCGACAGCTTCCTCCCTGCGCGCGGCCGCGGCTCCCGGGCCCGCTACACCGTCACCTACTCCCATCTCCTCTCCGACGACTCCGGCGGTACCCTCGTCGAACCCTTCGCTCCCTCCCACATCCGCCCtcgcccccctcctccctccaACCCGGAGCCTCTCTGCCTCCACGACATCGTCGAGGCCTTCCACAACGACGGATGGTGGTCCGGAATCCTTCTCGCCATTGACCCCCTCACCGCCGCCTTCCCCATCACCCGCGAGGTCATAACCTTCCAGGATCCCCACCACGTCCGCCCTCGCCGCGACTACGTCGACGGCCAGTGGCTCCCGTCCAAGGTCGCCATTTCTGTCCAGCCCAAGCGGGCGGTTAGGGTTTACGCCGTTGGGGACAAGGTGGAGGTGGTGAGGGACCGGGACTTGTATGGCTACTCGTGGTTCCCCGCCACCGTGGCCAAGGTCATTGATAGGCTGAGTTACCTCGTGGAGTACTCCGATCTGGAGGAAGAGGTGGGTGGGGGGAAGGCCATGGAGTACCTGCATTGCCTCTTCATCAGACCAGACGTGGAGCACTCTCCGCGGGAGAGCGAGTTCCGCCTCGGTCCTGGTGCCGCAGTGGAGGTGTACTGTGACGGCGCTTGGTCACCAGGGGTGGTGCAAAGGGCTGTTGGCGAGGGTGAGTACGAGGTTAGCATTGACGGAAAGGAGGGAGAGCTGTTGCTGAAGAAGGTGCCAGAGTTGCTCAAGCCTCAATACAAGTGGAATGGCAAGCATTGGAGGATTGTAAGTCCTAAG AGACAAGGTAATAGGCGGCAGTCTGTATCTGGAAAACGTCCAAGCTCAGCTGTTGAGGTGGCATCCAATGATGATGAAAATAGCCATCATACACAATCTCCAGCCACAAAAAGGTCAAGGATAGAACTGCCACGAAAAAAACTTGAAGAGTTAACTGAAGGTTCTGAACATGTGTTGGAGTCTGAGATGGACACTAGTTTATCTGCACTACGCAAGTCACTAGCAAGCAATTTTTCTCCAAAAACCTGTTCTCCGCGATCTAGAAAAAATAACTTTCAAGCGATTTCACGAAGGATAGTGGATTCTTGTACAGCGCCGATGAAGGGGCTCGGGGTTCATCATGCTTCCTCAGAAAATCCAACACCTCAGAACGAATCAAGAGCAGATG GATTAAGAAAACAGAAAATGGATTCCTCTTGCATAAATAATGCTGTCCAGAAACCACAGGAAAGCCAGGAAAGCCCGCTTGATGTCCAGCCACTCCAGGTAAAGAAATTTAGTGCCAAGCATAAAGGTGGGGAAAAAGGCGGGGAAACTCACCCTATTCAAGCACTTGAGGGAAACAGTGACACATTTAATAAC ATTCAGTTGAAAGGTAACAGCAATAGCTCTTGTAAGGAAATTATTTGTGCTTTGACTGCTTCGACGTGCAATGCCCCTTCACCGCTGGATAAGCAGACGAGAGCACCTGATGCG GTGTCAAGAGGGGCTGATAGTAGCTCAAACACAAAGGTTTTTGCCTCCAAGAAAT CAGCTGAAaagaaaggcttcaaaggtttgtCTAGCCCACATAGCTCAGGGCATGGAACTAGGACTGTCCAGAAGAGAAGTGCAAAGAAAGTGGCAGGGCGACAGAAAGAATGCTTCATGGAA AGACAAGTGGACAGCAGAGGACCTCATACTCAGCAGCAGCTCAACAGGGAGGAAAAAGTAAACGTAAATGACGGAACAAATCAGGAACTGTTTCCTTTAATACCCCCAGGCTTCAAATCAATCTGTAACGGGCAAG GTTTACTACCCCCAGGCTTCAAATCAATCTGTGACGGGCAAG GTTTACTCGATGGGGAAAAAGTGGATGAGAGACCAAATCAACTACATATTCAGGATGCTGGGAGCTCACAGTGCACCATGGAAAACACTGCATTAAGAAGCTGCTCAGCTGTTGGGACTTCTCTGCACCCACCTTTTCTTTCATGTCAGATCTCTGGTGAGCGTTTTCCGTTCATCAAGACCTCATCCATATGGCATCAAATTGAACCAATGGAAGTGTTTCGGAAGGTACCACAGGAACCCCATTTCCTTCCACTTCAGCAATTTATGCCGGAACTGCGTGAAGGAATGGCTATAGGTCTAATGGTGACATATGCCAGCTTAGTTGAAAGTGTCAAGCGATCATGCATAGAAGATAATATTGAGTTATTTGAAAGAAAGATCAACGCACTTGCCCATTTAGAGGAAAATGGATTTGATGTTAAGTTGCTGCAGCACAGTCTGATGAAATTACTTGAGGCCAAATGGGAGCACACCAAGCATCTTGGACATCTGGACGAGTTGAAAGAATTGGTACCACGGAAGGAGTCTGCCATGTCCCACAAGCATGCATTACTTGTTGAAAAGGAAGGAGCTATATTTCAGCTTGAGCAGAAACTTGAGTGCCTTCGTGGTGAAGCAGAGCAGATTGCAAAGGAGACAAAAGATGAAGATGCAGAGCTCTTGAGGCTGAAAGAGGGAGTTAACATAGCTCAGGAAGCATGTGTTAATGTTGAAGTGCGGTTTCATGACATTCTAGCCGATATGCGTTCGAGACTGCAGCTTTCCGAATGA
- the LOC125551813 gene encoding uncharacterized protein LOC125551813 isoform X1, which translates to MPGRSPAPTGRRRRRSRGWSTPSKASRRPQSPPPSSAPPLAQQPPLPPGTEVEVRVDDDGFHGSWFEAKVDSFLPARGRGSRARYTVTYSHLLSDDSGGTLVEPFAPSHIRPRPPPPSNPEPLCLHDIVEAFHNDGWWSGILLAIDPLTAAFPITREVITFQDPHHVRPRRDYVDGQWLPSKVAISVQPKRAVRVYAVGDKVEVVRDRDLYGYSWFPATVAKVIDRLSYLVEYSDLEEEVGGGKAMEYLHCLFIRPDVEHSPRESEFRLGPGAAVEVYCDGAWSPGVVQRAVGEGEYEVSIDGKEGELLLKKVPELLKPQYKWNGKHWRIVSPKRQGNRRQSVSGKRPSSAVEVASNDDENSHHTQSPATKRSRIELPRKKLEELTEGSEHVLESEMDTSLSALRKSLASNFSPKTCSPRSRKNNFQAISRRIVDSCTAPMKGLGVHHASSENPTPQNESRADGIVEVVVQEAPLDMMLSNGQLNSPVCGRIADEAHDMLLIAGLRKQKMDSSCINNAVQKPQESQESPLDVQPLQVKKFSAKHKGGEKGGETHPIQALEGNSDTFNNIQLKGNSNSSCKEIICALTASTCNAPSPLDKQTRAPDAVSRGADSSSNTKVFASKKSAEKKGFKGLSSPHSSGHGTRTVQKRSAKKVAGRQKECFMERQVDSRGPHTQQQLNREEKVNVNDGTNQELFPLIPPGFKSICNGQGLLPPGFKSICDGQGLLDGEKVDERPNQLHIQDAGSSQCTMENTALRSCSAVGTSLHPPFLSCQISGERFPFIKTSSIWHQIEPMEVFRKVPQEPHFLPLQQFMPELREGMAIGLMVTYASLVESVKRSCIEDNIELFERKINALAHLEENGFDVKLLQHSLMKLLEAKWEHTKHLGHLDELKELVPRKESAMSHKHALLVEKEGAIFQLEQKLECLRGEAEQIAKETKDEDAELLRLKEGVNIAQEACVNVEVRFHDILADMRSRLQLSE; encoded by the exons ATGCCCGGCCGCTCGCCGGCGCCCAccggccgccgccggcgccgcaGCCGAGGCTGGAGCACTCCGTCTAAGGCCTCCCGTCGCCCACAGTCCCCTCCCCCTTCCTCCGCGCCGCCCCTTGCCCAGCAGCCGCCCCTGCCCCCTGGCACCGAGGTCGAGGTCCGCGTCGACGACGACGGCTTCCACGGCTCCTGGTTCGAGGCCAAAGTCGACAGCTTCCTCCCTGCGCGCGGCCGCGGCTCCCGGGCCCGCTACACCGTCACCTACTCCCATCTCCTCTCCGACGACTCCGGCGGTACCCTCGTCGAACCCTTCGCTCCCTCCCACATCCGCCCtcgcccccctcctccctccaACCCGGAGCCTCTCTGCCTCCACGACATCGTCGAGGCCTTCCACAACGACGGATGGTGGTCCGGAATCCTTCTCGCCATTGACCCCCTCACCGCCGCCTTCCCCATCACCCGCGAGGTCATAACCTTCCAGGATCCCCACCACGTCCGCCCTCGCCGCGACTACGTCGACGGCCAGTGGCTCCCGTCCAAGGTCGCCATTTCTGTCCAGCCCAAGCGGGCGGTTAGGGTTTACGCCGTTGGGGACAAGGTGGAGGTGGTGAGGGACCGGGACTTGTATGGCTACTCGTGGTTCCCCGCCACCGTGGCCAAGGTCATTGATAGGCTGAGTTACCTCGTGGAGTACTCCGATCTGGAGGAAGAGGTGGGTGGGGGGAAGGCCATGGAGTACCTGCATTGCCTCTTCATCAGACCAGACGTGGAGCACTCTCCGCGGGAGAGCGAGTTCCGCCTCGGTCCTGGTGCCGCAGTGGAGGTGTACTGTGACGGCGCTTGGTCACCAGGGGTGGTGCAAAGGGCTGTTGGCGAGGGTGAGTACGAGGTTAGCATTGACGGAAAGGAGGGAGAGCTGTTGCTGAAGAAGGTGCCAGAGTTGCTCAAGCCTCAATACAAGTGGAATGGCAAGCATTGGAGGATTGTAAGTCCTAAG AGACAAGGTAATAGGCGGCAGTCTGTATCTGGAAAACGTCCAAGCTCAGCTGTTGAGGTGGCATCCAATGATGATGAAAATAGCCATCATACACAATCTCCAGCCACAAAAAGGTCAAGGATAGAACTGCCACGAAAAAAACTTGAAGAGTTAACTGAAGGTTCTGAACATGTGTTGGAGTCTGAGATGGACACTAGTTTATCTGCACTACGCAAGTCACTAGCAAGCAATTTTTCTCCAAAAACCTGTTCTCCGCGATCTAGAAAAAATAACTTTCAAGCGATTTCACGAAGGATAGTGGATTCTTGTACAGCGCCGATGAAGGGGCTCGGGGTTCATCATGCTTCCTCAGAAAATCCAACACCTCAGAACGAATCAAGAGCAGATGGTATTGTGGAAGTTGTTGTTCAAGAAGCCCCGCTTGACATGATGCTTTCAAATGGTCAGCTTAATTCACCTGTCTGTGGAAGAATTGCTGATGAAGCCCATGATATGCTTTTGATTGCAGGATTAAGAAAACAGAAAATGGATTCCTCTTGCATAAATAATGCTGTCCAGAAACCACAGGAAAGCCAGGAAAGCCCGCTTGATGTCCAGCCACTCCAGGTAAAGAAATTTAGTGCCAAGCATAAAGGTGGGGAAAAAGGCGGGGAAACTCACCCTATTCAAGCACTTGAGGGAAACAGTGACACATTTAATAAC ATTCAGTTGAAAGGTAACAGCAATAGCTCTTGTAAGGAAATTATTTGTGCTTTGACTGCTTCGACGTGCAATGCCCCTTCACCGCTGGATAAGCAGACGAGAGCACCTGATGCG GTGTCAAGAGGGGCTGATAGTAGCTCAAACACAAAGGTTTTTGCCTCCAAGAAAT CAGCTGAAaagaaaggcttcaaaggtttgtCTAGCCCACATAGCTCAGGGCATGGAACTAGGACTGTCCAGAAGAGAAGTGCAAAGAAAGTGGCAGGGCGACAGAAAGAATGCTTCATGGAA AGACAAGTGGACAGCAGAGGACCTCATACTCAGCAGCAGCTCAACAGGGAGGAAAAAGTAAACGTAAATGACGGAACAAATCAGGAACTGTTTCCTTTAATACCCCCAGGCTTCAAATCAATCTGTAACGGGCAAG GTTTACTACCCCCAGGCTTCAAATCAATCTGTGACGGGCAAG GTTTACTCGATGGGGAAAAAGTGGATGAGAGACCAAATCAACTACATATTCAGGATGCTGGGAGCTCACAGTGCACCATGGAAAACACTGCATTAAGAAGCTGCTCAGCTGTTGGGACTTCTCTGCACCCACCTTTTCTTTCATGTCAGATCTCTGGTGAGCGTTTTCCGTTCATCAAGACCTCATCCATATGGCATCAAATTGAACCAATGGAAGTGTTTCGGAAGGTACCACAGGAACCCCATTTCCTTCCACTTCAGCAATTTATGCCGGAACTGCGTGAAGGAATGGCTATAGGTCTAATGGTGACATATGCCAGCTTAGTTGAAAGTGTCAAGCGATCATGCATAGAAGATAATATTGAGTTATTTGAAAGAAAGATCAACGCACTTGCCCATTTAGAGGAAAATGGATTTGATGTTAAGTTGCTGCAGCACAGTCTGATGAAATTACTTGAGGCCAAATGGGAGCACACCAAGCATCTTGGACATCTGGACGAGTTGAAAGAATTGGTACCACGGAAGGAGTCTGCCATGTCCCACAAGCATGCATTACTTGTTGAAAAGGAAGGAGCTATATTTCAGCTTGAGCAGAAACTTGAGTGCCTTCGTGGTGAAGCAGAGCAGATTGCAAAGGAGACAAAAGATGAAGATGCAGAGCTCTTGAGGCTGAAAGAGGGAGTTAACATAGCTCAGGAAGCATGTGTTAATGTTGAAGTGCGGTTTCATGACATTCTAGCCGATATGCGTTCGAGACTGCAGCTTTCCGAATGA